One stretch of Ipomoea triloba cultivar NCNSP0323 chromosome 8, ASM357664v1 DNA includes these proteins:
- the LOC116027598 gene encoding putative glycine-rich cell wall structural protein 1 — protein MGRGGVFVVVMCVVIQGFVATEAIRTGGVQMKEGVVGGGGDHRSKETFRAAPAVDVVVLATGGGYGKGWKGGVGSGGGFGQGGGSSGGYGYGYNNGGGCSGGGGWGGGGSGGGSCGGSCGGWAGNCGGGGGGGGGGGGGGGEGGEYGSGGKGSSGGWGGGGGSGGGFGGDDGGGSGGYGRYGPGN, from the coding sequence ATGGGAAGAGGAGGAGTTTTTGTGGTGGTTATGTGTGTGGTGATTCAGGGTTTCGTGGCGACTGAAGCGATAAGGACAGGGGGGGTTCAGATGAAGGAGGGTGTAGTAGGCGGCGGCGGAGATCACCGGAGCAAGGAAACTTTTAGGGCGGCTCCGGCGGTTGATGTTGTAGTGCTGGCTACCGGTGGTGGGTATGGAAAAGGTTGGAAAGGTGGGGTGGGGTCTGGTGGGGGGTTTGGGCAAGGGGGTGGGTCATCAGGAGGATATGGGTATGGGTACAATAATGGGGGAGGAtgcagcggcggcggcggatgGGGCGGTGGCGGTAGCGGTGGTGGTAGCTGCGGAGGCAGCTGCGGTGGCTGGGCTGGTAACTGTggaggcggaggaggaggaggcgggggaggtggaggtggaggtgggGAAGGTGGAGAGTATGGTTCGGGAGGGAAAGGTAGTAGTGGTGGCTGGGGAGGTGGTGGTGGGAGTGGTGGAGGGTTTGGTGGAGACGACGGTGGTGGTAGTGGAGGGTATGGCCGATATGGGCCAGGTAACTGA
- the LOC116027135 gene encoding protein SYM1-like isoform X1, producing the protein MRISSLKNLAKRAADQHSRWRSSAYPISGVSAQSQFLQQCRGYYSRSHKNQLSITRVSNAPFLRRSYSSSSSSNSKKGVLAWYLGMLDSRPILTKSISSALIYAAADSTSQMITMSPSDSLDNIRVLRMASFGLLILGPVQHAWFNFLGRKLPRRDVATTLKKLVMGQLVLGPCITGTFFSFNASLQGESGKEIAARLNRDLLPTLMSGLLYWPFCDFLTYKVIPVHLQPLVNSSCAYLWTIYLTYMASLKKAVTD; encoded by the exons ATGAGAATCAGCTCCCTCAAAAACCTAGCAAAACGCGCCGCGGATCAACACTCCCGGTGGCGCTCTTCCGCCTATCCAATTTCCGGCGTCTCTGCTCAATCGCAGTTTCTGCAACAATGCCGAGGTTATTACTCTCGATCTCACAAAAACCAGCTCAGTATAACTAGGGTTTCGAATGCCCCGTTTCTCCGGAGATCGTATTCGTCCTCGTCGTCTTCGAATTCGAAGAAGGGGGTTTTGGCTTGGTATTTGGGAATGCTGGACTCGCGTCCCATTCTCACGAAGAGCATATCTTCTGCTCTTATATACGCTGCCGCCGACTCCACCTCCCAG ATGATTACAATGTCACCTTCGGACTCGTTAGATAATATCAGGGTGCTGCGCATGGCGAGCTTTGGGCTACTTATTTTGGGACCAGTTCAACATGCTTGGTTTAACTTTTTGGGGAGAAAATTGCCTAGACGAGATGTGGCAACTACCTTGAAGAAATTGGTGATGGGGCAGCTTGTTTTGGGACCATGTATTACTGGGACTTTCTTCTCTTTCAACGCCAGCTTGCAAG GTGAAAGTGGAAAGGAGATTGCTGCAAGGTTAAATCGCGACCTGCTGCCAACATTGATGTCTGGTCTCTTGTACTGGCCATTCTGTGATTTCTTGACATACAAAGTAATCCCAGTCCATTTGCAG CCATTGGTGAACAGTTCATGTGCATACTTATGGACCATTTATCTGACATACATGGCAAGTTTGAAGAAAGCTGTTACAGATTAG
- the LOC116027135 gene encoding protein Mpv17-like isoform X2, producing the protein MPRFSGDRIRPRRLRIRRRGFWLGIWECWTRVPFSRRAYLLLLYTLPPTPPPRNIHRNVKPRLFVVRISQMITMSPSDSLDNIRVLRMASFGLLILGPVQHAWFNFLGRKLPRRDVATTLKKLVMGQLVLGPCITGTFFSFNASLQGESGKEIAARLNRDLLPTLMSGLLYWPFCDFLTYKVIPVHLQPLVNSSCAYLWTIYLTYMASLKKAVTD; encoded by the exons ATGCCCCGTTTCTCCGGAGATCGTATTCGTCCTCGTCGTCTTCGAATTCGAAGAAGGGGGTTTTGGCTTGGTATTTGGGAATGCTGGACTCGCGTCCCATTCTCACGAAGAGCATATCTTCTGCTCTTATATACGCTGCCGCCGACTCCACCTCCCAG AAATATACATAGAAATGTGAAACCGAGACTTTTTGTGGTTCGAATCTCTCAGATGATTACAATGTCACCTTCGGACTCGTTAGATAATATCAGGGTGCTGCGCATGGCGAGCTTTGGGCTACTTATTTTGGGACCAGTTCAACATGCTTGGTTTAACTTTTTGGGGAGAAAATTGCCTAGACGAGATGTGGCAACTACCTTGAAGAAATTGGTGATGGGGCAGCTTGTTTTGGGACCATGTATTACTGGGACTTTCTTCTCTTTCAACGCCAGCTTGCAAG GTGAAAGTGGAAAGGAGATTGCTGCAAGGTTAAATCGCGACCTGCTGCCAACATTGATGTCTGGTCTCTTGTACTGGCCATTCTGTGATTTCTTGACATACAAAGTAATCCCAGTCCATTTGCAG CCATTGGTGAACAGTTCATGTGCATACTTATGGACCATTTATCTGACATACATGGCAAGTTTGAAGAAAGCTGTTACAGATTAG
- the LOC116027802 gene encoding uncharacterized protein LOC116027802, which yields MKFLRCFSVLFLVAGAASIYVVCSSKDSAALTWPGNDMTSTAINNRKLMKDASNARSAYNGDGGKAYTDDYGPIDPVPNSKASVRPGPIQHGTPLMPYIPIPSPPPSSSAFFGIP from the exons ATGAAGTTTCTTAGGTGCTTTTCAGTTCTCTTCTTGGTGGCTGGGGCAGCTTCCATATACGTCGTCTGTTCTTCCAAAG ATTCTGCAGCTCTGACATGGCCGGGGAATGATATGACATCAACAGCGATTAACAACCGGAAGCTGATGAAG GATGCTAGCAATGCCCGAAGTGCTTATAATGGCGATGGAGGCAAAGCATATACAGATGATTATGGCCCAATCGATCCGGTACCAAATTCCAAAGCTTCAGTGAGACCGGGACCCATACAGCATGGTACTCCTCTCATGCCTTATATTCCTATCCCGTCGCCCCCTCCAAGTTCCTCAGCATTTTTCGGGATTCCTTAG
- the LOC116027189 gene encoding QWRF motif-containing protein 2-like isoform X1: MVTAVSTTTTNLNPKRRPLFPSEAENGQPRRRPKSKEVSSRYLSSSSSKTSSSISSTSKQREAPNVTRTGRSSPAIRVQDSATVSRSQSVGRRRPAGTSEMSAATKLLLTSTRSKSVSFQGESNSLVGTKAKPVKKFANRIDTSERKRSEKETEKVNQMNNAKRIAPGRTKPANSSLNKGAVTQMERPVKDKMESARAIDKLRLLERSKSVNSSLMARSLDCGKYPGTFVSGNIVRLSQKSVTGEINQFNDEPLREDVPIANLNSSYGSAEEVACDSESVSSGSGSSGQECGSVVSQLRGRHSIVRSVRVLQQENGRTRRGAEPNSPVSRNNGYTTLAPSKQIDNKKSLNENRVSSFRDILATRGFSPYIRGHLRSGSPSKTSTPSTSYPLRGNSNPARATIGAVITTPNNVGNTPSTLSFGTDVRGKAGENLFADVHEFRLLYNRHLQWRFVNAKTDSAYCKLTETAERNLYNAQLATSKLLHSVKSKQTELLLLKQNLKLYRILKGQVPCFENWGLIDKEHCSSLSAAICALEVSTIRLPVVNGARADIQKLKSAICSAVNMVQTMASSICLLQSKVEQMSSLLIELSNTVSSEHSSLDQCRDLLSTVTDMQVKQCSLMTHLLQLKDPQSCSTQL, translated from the exons ATGGTGACAGCTGtatcgacgacgacgacgaatCTCAATCCTAAGAGGCGGCCATTGTTTCCGTCCGAGGCTGAGAATGGACAGCCGAGGAGGAGACCGAAATCGAAGGAGGTTAGTTCAAGGTATTTGTCGAGTTCGTCTTCTAAGACGTCTTCTTCAATCTCCTCGACGTCGAAGCAGCGTGAAGCGCCAAATGTGACGCGGACGGGGAGATCATCGCCGGCGATTCGTGTTCAGGATTCGGCTACGGTTAGCCGGTCGCAGTCTGTGGGAAGGCGGAGGCCTGCAGGGACTTCGGAGATGTCTGCGGCGACGAAACTGCTTCTGACTTCGACGAGAAGTAAGTCGGTTTCGTTTCAGGGAGAGTCGAACTCACTGGTCGGAACTAAAGCAAAGCCGGTGAAAAAGTTTGCTAATAGGATAGATACCTCAGAGAGAAAGAGATCCGAGAAAGAGACAGAAAAAGTGAACCAAATGAACAATGCAAAGCGCATTGCCCCGGGGAGAACAAAGCCTGCGAATTCGAGTTTGAACAAAGGAGCAGTCACACAGATGGAAAGGCCAGTGAAGGATAAGATGGAGAGTGCTAGGGCTATTGACAAACTAAGGTTGCTGGAGAGATCAAAGTCTGTAAACTCGAGTCTTATGGCGCGAAGCTTGGATTGTGGTAAATATCCTGGCACATTTGTATCTGGAAATATAGTTCGTTTGTCACAGAAATCAGTCACTGGTGAGATTAACCAATTTAATGATGAGCCTTTAAGAGAAGACGTGCCTATTGCTAATCTGAATTCTAGCTATGGATCAGCAGAAGAAGTAGCTTGTGATAGTGAGAGTGTTTCATCAGGGAGTGGCTCGAGTGGACAGGAATGCGGTTCTGTTGTTTCTCAGTTACGAGGCCGACACAGTATAGTTAGGTCTGTTCGAGTTTTACAACAGGAAAATGGCAGGACGAGACGAGGAGCAGAGCCTAATTCACCAGTGTCAAGAAACAATGGATACACAACACTGGCTCCTTCAAAACAAATAGATAACAAGAAAAGTTTAAATGAAAACCGAGTATCATCCTTCAGGGATATCCTAGCTACTAGAGGCTTTTCCCCTTATATTCGAGGTCATTTGAGATCAGGATCCCCAAGCAAGACTTCAACTCCATCAACAAGCTATCCGCTGAGGGGGAATTCAAATCCTGCTAGAGCAACAATTGGGGCTGTCATTACAACGCCTAATAATGTTGGCAATACACCTTCAACTTTGAGCTTTGGTACTGATGTAAGAGGGAAGGCAGGAGAGAACTTGTTTGCTGATGTGCATGAATTCAGGCTTTTATATAATCGGCACTTGCAATGGCGCTTTGTCAATGCAAAAACTGATAGTGCTTACTGCAAACTGACAGAAACAGCAGAG CGGAACCTATATAATGCCCAGTTGGCTACTTCAAAACTGTTGCATTCTGTTAAGTCCAAACAAACAGAGCTGCTTTTgttaaaacaaaatttgaagTTGTATCGCATCCTCAAAGGACAA GTACCATGTTTTGAAAACTGGGGTCTGATTGATAAAGAGCACTGCAGTTCATTGTCAGCAGCTATATGTGCTCTGGAGGTGAGCACTATTCGTCTACCAGTCGTAAATGGTGCCCGG GCAGATATTCAAAAGCTAAAGAGTGCTATTTGCTCAGCTGTTAATATGGTGCAGACAATGGCATCCTCAATATGCTTGTTGCAATCCAAG GTTGAGCAGATGAGTTCATTGTTGATTGAGCTCTCTAATACAGTTTCTAGTGAGCACTCCTCACTTGACCAATGCAGAGATCTCTTATCAACAGTCACAGACATGCAG GTGAAGCAATGTAGTTTGATGACACATCTGTTACAACTAAAAGATCCACAATcttgttcaacacaactgtaa
- the LOC116027189 gene encoding QWRF motif-containing protein 2-like isoform X2, translating to MVTAVSTTTTNLNPKRRPLFPSEAENGQPRRRPKSKEVSSRYLSSSSSKTSSSISSTSKQREAPNVTRTGRSSPAIRVQDSATVSRSQSVGRRRPAGTSEMSAATKLLLTSTRSKSVSFQGESNSLVGTKAKPVKKFANRIDTSERKRSEKETEKVNQMNNAKRIAPGRTKPANSSLNKGAVTQMERPVKDKMESARAIDKLRLLERSKSVNSSLMARSLDCGKYPGTFVSGNIVRLSQKSVTGEINQFNDEPLREDVPIANLNSSYGSAEEVACDSESVSSGSGSSGQECGSVVSQLRGRHSIVRSVRVLQQENGRTRRGAEPNSPVSRNNGYTTLAPSKQIDNKKSLNENRVSSFRDILATRGFSPYIRGHLRSGSPSKTSTPSTSYPLRGNSNPARATIGAVITTPNNVGNTPSTLSFGTDVRGKAGENLFADVHEFRLLYNRHLQWRFVNAKTDSAYCKLTETAERNLYNAQLATSKLLHSVKSKQTELLLLKQNLKLYRILKGQVPCFENWGLIDKEHCSSLSAAICALEADIQKLKSAICSAVNMVQTMASSICLLQSKVEQMSSLLIELSNTVSSEHSSLDQCRDLLSTVTDMQVKQCSLMTHLLQLKDPQSCSTQL from the exons ATGGTGACAGCTGtatcgacgacgacgacgaatCTCAATCCTAAGAGGCGGCCATTGTTTCCGTCCGAGGCTGAGAATGGACAGCCGAGGAGGAGACCGAAATCGAAGGAGGTTAGTTCAAGGTATTTGTCGAGTTCGTCTTCTAAGACGTCTTCTTCAATCTCCTCGACGTCGAAGCAGCGTGAAGCGCCAAATGTGACGCGGACGGGGAGATCATCGCCGGCGATTCGTGTTCAGGATTCGGCTACGGTTAGCCGGTCGCAGTCTGTGGGAAGGCGGAGGCCTGCAGGGACTTCGGAGATGTCTGCGGCGACGAAACTGCTTCTGACTTCGACGAGAAGTAAGTCGGTTTCGTTTCAGGGAGAGTCGAACTCACTGGTCGGAACTAAAGCAAAGCCGGTGAAAAAGTTTGCTAATAGGATAGATACCTCAGAGAGAAAGAGATCCGAGAAAGAGACAGAAAAAGTGAACCAAATGAACAATGCAAAGCGCATTGCCCCGGGGAGAACAAAGCCTGCGAATTCGAGTTTGAACAAAGGAGCAGTCACACAGATGGAAAGGCCAGTGAAGGATAAGATGGAGAGTGCTAGGGCTATTGACAAACTAAGGTTGCTGGAGAGATCAAAGTCTGTAAACTCGAGTCTTATGGCGCGAAGCTTGGATTGTGGTAAATATCCTGGCACATTTGTATCTGGAAATATAGTTCGTTTGTCACAGAAATCAGTCACTGGTGAGATTAACCAATTTAATGATGAGCCTTTAAGAGAAGACGTGCCTATTGCTAATCTGAATTCTAGCTATGGATCAGCAGAAGAAGTAGCTTGTGATAGTGAGAGTGTTTCATCAGGGAGTGGCTCGAGTGGACAGGAATGCGGTTCTGTTGTTTCTCAGTTACGAGGCCGACACAGTATAGTTAGGTCTGTTCGAGTTTTACAACAGGAAAATGGCAGGACGAGACGAGGAGCAGAGCCTAATTCACCAGTGTCAAGAAACAATGGATACACAACACTGGCTCCTTCAAAACAAATAGATAACAAGAAAAGTTTAAATGAAAACCGAGTATCATCCTTCAGGGATATCCTAGCTACTAGAGGCTTTTCCCCTTATATTCGAGGTCATTTGAGATCAGGATCCCCAAGCAAGACTTCAACTCCATCAACAAGCTATCCGCTGAGGGGGAATTCAAATCCTGCTAGAGCAACAATTGGGGCTGTCATTACAACGCCTAATAATGTTGGCAATACACCTTCAACTTTGAGCTTTGGTACTGATGTAAGAGGGAAGGCAGGAGAGAACTTGTTTGCTGATGTGCATGAATTCAGGCTTTTATATAATCGGCACTTGCAATGGCGCTTTGTCAATGCAAAAACTGATAGTGCTTACTGCAAACTGACAGAAACAGCAGAG CGGAACCTATATAATGCCCAGTTGGCTACTTCAAAACTGTTGCATTCTGTTAAGTCCAAACAAACAGAGCTGCTTTTgttaaaacaaaatttgaagTTGTATCGCATCCTCAAAGGACAA GTACCATGTTTTGAAAACTGGGGTCTGATTGATAAAGAGCACTGCAGTTCATTGTCAGCAGCTATATGTGCTCTGGAG GCAGATATTCAAAAGCTAAAGAGTGCTATTTGCTCAGCTGTTAATATGGTGCAGACAATGGCATCCTCAATATGCTTGTTGCAATCCAAG GTTGAGCAGATGAGTTCATTGTTGATTGAGCTCTCTAATACAGTTTCTAGTGAGCACTCCTCACTTGACCAATGCAGAGATCTCTTATCAACAGTCACAGACATGCAG GTGAAGCAATGTAGTTTGATGACACATCTGTTACAACTAAAAGATCCACAATcttgttcaacacaactgtaa
- the LOC116026714 gene encoding zinc finger protein ZAT10 has translation MALEALNSPTTPRPSVFQFEDPASLSYLDHQWAKAGKRSKRPRSVERQPTEEEYLALCLIMLARGGARPSAPPSVAAPRPPAPRPPAPPVSEQKLLYKCSVCDKAFGSYQALGGHKASHRKLAGAGAGDDHPTTSTATNGSAGAASTGRTHECSICHKCFPTGQALGGHKRCHYEGTIGNGGASAGAGAGTSSEGTGSSSNSLRNFDLNLPALPELSPVFLRRFADDEVESPHPAKKARLQIPTKLELF, from the coding sequence ATGGCACTTGAAGCTTTGAACTCTCCGACGACGCCGCGGCCGTCGGTTTTTCAGTTTGAGGATCCGGCGAGCCTGAGCTACCTTGATCATCAGTGGGCGAAGGCCGGGAAGCGATCGAAGCGGCCGAGGAGCGTGGAGCGTCAGCCTACTGAGGAGGAGTATTTGGCGCTATGCCTTATTATGCTGGCGCGCGGCGGTGCACGGCCGTCGGCACCGCCGTCTGTGGCGGCGCCACGGCCGCCGGCGCCACGGCCGCCGGCGCCGCCAGTTTCGGAGCAGAAATTGTTGTATAAGTGCTCCGTTTGCGACAAGGCGTTTGGGTCTTACCAGGCTTTGGGAGGGCACAAAGCCAGCCACCGCAAgctcgccggcgccggcgccggcgacgACCATCCTACTACCTCAACCGCCACCAACGGCTCCGCCGGCGCCGCCAGTACTGGTAGGACCCACGAGTGCTCCATCTGCCACAAGTGTTTCCCCACCGGCCAGGCCTTGGGCGGCCACAAACGGTGCCACTACGAAGGCACCATTGGAAACGGCGGTGCCAgtgccggcgccggcgccggcacGTCGTCGGAGGGAACCGGGTCGTCCTCCAATAGCCTCCGCAACTTTGACTTGAACCTCCCTGCCTTGCCGGAATTGTCCCCTGTTTTCCTCCGACGCTTCGCCGACGACGAGGTGGAAAGCCCCCATCCGGCGAAGAAAGCTCGCCTCCAAATTCCGACTAAACTCGAATTGTTCTAG